The following nucleotide sequence is from Firmicutes bacterium ASF500.
GGAGCTTTCAGACCATCCTCGCCTCCCTTCTGTGCATCGCGCTGGGCCTGCTGGTGGGCTATATCGTCCTGCTCATCATCAACCCCGGCGGCGCGTCCAAGGCCATTATGGCCATTTTGAAAAACTATATGTACTACCCCAGCGCGGCGGCGGCCAAAAAGTATCTTGGCACCACCCTGGTCAACGCCTCCGCCCTGCTGATGTGCTCGCTGTCGGTGCTCTTCGCCTATAAGGTGGGCCTGTTCAACATCGGCGCGGCAGGGCAGTACGTAGTGGGCGCGGGGGCCTGCATCTACGGCGCGCTGGCCCTGAAGCTGCCCTGGTACCTCTGCCTCATCTTCGCCATCCTGGCCGCCGCCCTGGCGGGGGGCGTCTCCGGGGCGTTGAAGGCCTACTTCAACGTCAACGAGGTCATCTCCTGCATCATGCTCAACTGGATCTCCCTCTACTGCGTGAACATGCTGCTGGCCAAGGTGAAGGAGCAGTCCACCCCCTACACCATCCCCCTGTCCACCGGCAACCCCGGGGCCCTGCTGCCCAACATGGGGCTGGACAAGCTGTTTTCCAAAAACGAGTTCGTCACCATCGGTCTGCCCCTGGCGGTGATTATGGCTGTTCTGGTGTGGGTCCTTCTGGAAAAGACCAAATTCGGCTATGAGCTCAAGGCCACCGGCCTGAACAAGAACGCCGCCAAATACTGCGGCATGAAGGAGCAGCGCAACGTTATCCTAACCATGATGATCGCCGGGGGGCTGGCCGGCTGTGCCGCCGGCATCTACTACCTCACCGGCATCGAGCAGTGGATGGTACAGCAGACCTCCGTGCCCGCCATGGGCTTCAACGGCATCGCTGCCGCTTTCCTGGGCGGACTGAGCCCCATCGGGACCATCTTCTCCTCCTACTTCATCCAGCATATCACCAGCGGCGGCACCTATGTGGACAAGAGCATGTACTGCACCCAGATCTCCGACCTGATCTCCGCGTTCATCATCTATCTGTGCGGCTTCGTCCTCTTCTTCAAAATGTGGCTCAACCGCTGGCTGGACAAGCGGGACGAGAAGGCCAAGAAAGGAGGCGACGCATAATGCTGCTGCTCATCCAATACACCCTGATCTTCGCGTCTGTGCTGGTGCTGGTGGCCCTGGGGGGCTGCTTCTCGGAGCACAGCGGCGTCATCAACATCGGCCTGGAGGGCATCATGGTCATGGGCGCCCTGGGGGGCGCGCTGGCGATGAAGTACCTCACCGGTAAGGTCCCCGGCCCCGTGATGCTCTTGGCGGTGATCATCGCCGCCTGCGGAGTGGGGATGGTCTTCTCCCTGCTTCTGGGCGTAGCCGCCATCCGGTTCAGCGCGGACCAGACCCTGGTGGGCACGGCGCTGAATCTGCTGGGCCCCGCCGCCGCCGTGGTGCTGGTCCGGGCCATCAACATGGCCGAGAGCGCCGACAACGTCTCCTCCACCGTGGCCTATGGCCCGGCCAAGCGGGCCTTCCTCGTGAACATCGGCATGTTTGAGTTCAACTGGTTCATGCTCATCTCCTTCCTGGTTTTGGCTGCCTCCTATATCGTGCTGTACAAGACCCGCTTCGGCCTGCGGCTGATGGCCTGCGGCGAGCACCCCCAGGCCGCCGACTCGGTGGGCATCAACGTCTACCGGATGCGGTACGCCGGCGTGCTCATCTCCGGCGCGCTGGGCGGACTGGGTGGACTGGTGTATATCACCGCCGGCGTCAGCGAGTGGAAGTTTGAAAACGGCGTGGCCGGCTTTGGCTTCCTGGCTCTGGCCGTGATGATCTTCGGCCAGTGGAAGCCGGTGAACATCGGCCTGGCCGCCCTGCTGTTCGGCCTGTTCCGGGCCCTGTCCAACGTGTACACCGGCTTCGACGCCCTGGTGGCCCTGAAGCTGCCCAGCACGGTCTACAACATGTTCCCCTATATCATCTCCCTGGTGGTCCTGGTGTTCGTCTCCAAGAAGTCCAGAGCCCCCAAGGCGGAGGGCATCCCCTACGACAAGGGACAGCGATAACTGAGAAAGGGCGGAAAATCATGAAAAATTATTCAGAAGACGCCAGCCGCCTCTACCACATTCAGGTGGCTCCGGGGGAGGTGGGGCGCTATGTTATCCTCCCCGGCGACCCCAAGCGGTCGGAGAAAATTGCCCAGTACTTTGACAGTCCGGCCCTGGTGGCCGACAACCGGGAGTATGTGACCTACACCGGCACCCTGGACGGGGTGAAGGTCAGCGTCACCTCCACCGGCATCGGCGGGCCCTCGGCCTCCATCGCTATGGAGGAGCTGGTCCGCTGCGGAGCGGACACCTTCGTCCGTATCGGCACCTGCGGCGGGATGCAGACCCCGGTGAAGAGCGGCGACATCGTGGTAGCTACCGGGGCCATCCGCATGGAGGGCACCAGCCGGGAGTACGCCCCCATCGAGTTCCCCGCCGTGGCCGACCTGGAGGTCACCAACGCCCTGGCGGCGGCGGCCCGGGAGAAGGGTCTCCCCTTCCACACCGGCGTGGTCCAGTGCAAGGACTCCTTCTACGGCCAGCACGAGCCGGAGGTCAAGCCGGTGAGCTATGAGCTGCTCAACAAGTGGGAGGCCTGGAAGCGTCTGGGCTGTCTGGCCTCCGAGATGGAGTCGGCGGCGCTGTTCGTGGTCGCCAGCGCCCTGAAGGTGCGGTGCGGCTCCTGCTTTATGGTGGTAGCCAACCAAGAGCGGGAGCGCCTGGGCCTGGAAAACCCTGTGGTCCACGACACCGACGGCGCGATTCAGGTGGCCGTCCAGGCCATCCGCCGGATGATTCAGGCGGACCGGAGCAAGGGAGGCCAGGCATGAGCGGGGGCGTGAAGCCCCTGGAGACCTCCCTTGTGGAGGAGATGATCTCCCTGGCGATCCGGCAGCTGAGCTTCTCCTACACGCCCTACTCCGGCTTTAAGGTGGGGGCCGCCCTCCTGGCGGAGGACGGGACGCTGTACACCGGCTGCAACATTGAAAACGCCGCCTACACCCCCACCAACTGCGCCGAGCGGACCGCTTTCTTCAAGGCCGTCAGCGAGGGGGTCCGGTCCTTCCGGGCCATCTGCGTGGTGGGCGGCAAGGACGGAGTGCTGACCGAGTACGCCGCCCCCTGCGGCGTGTGCCGTCAGGTGATGATGGAGTTCTGCGACCCGGACCGCTTCCAGATCATCCTGGCTACCGGCACGGACCACTACGATATCTTTACGCTCCGGGAGCTCCTCCCCCAGGGCTTCGGGCCGGGCAACCTGGCGTAGGATGAACAAATATCTATACGACGCCCTGCCCTTCCTCCACGAGATCGACCGGGAGCGGCAGGAGCAGTTCGAGCGCTACTTCCGCAGCGCCCCCCTCTGGCTCATCGACGCCTTTCAGGTAATCAAGCTGAAGCGGGGCAGTGTGTTCAGCTGTGAGGGGGACCCCGCCGACACGATCTTCTTTGTAGGGCAGGGCGTGGTGGAGGCGCTGGACTACCGGGTGTTCGGCATGCCCTATGAGTATATGCGCCTCAACCGGGTCCACGCCTTCGGCGGGATGGAGTTCATCATGGAGCTGGACCGCTTTCTGACCACCCTGCGGGCGGTCACCGACTGCACCCTGGTGAAAATTCCCCGGCCCCAGTTTGAAAAGTGGATGTACTCCGACATCGAGGCGCTGCGCCGGGAGGCCCGGCTGGTGGGGGAGTATCTGGCTACAGAGGCCCGGCACAACCGGGTGATGCTCTTTCTGGACGGGGCGGAGCGGCTGGCCCTCCTCCTGGCCGGGCAGTACGAGCAGTTCGGCCGGGGCGGCGTCCTCCAGATCAGCGAGGGGCGGCAGCAGCTGGCAAACAAGAGCGGCCTGTGCGTGAAGAGCGTCAACCGCAGCATCAAAAAATTCGCCGACAGCGGCCTTATCTCCAAGGAGGGCAGCCGGATCACCGTCAGCCGGGAGCAGTATGAGGGCCTGCGGGCCCTCCTGTCCCAAAAGCTCCATCTGGACTCCGATGGGGTTACCGTCCATTAGAGCAATTCTTAAAAATGCGGAAGCCGCTCCTGTAGGGGCGGGTATCACCCGCCCGCCGTTATCAATAAGATTGGTTTGCGTTCTGCGGGCGGATAATATCCGCCCCTACAGGAAAGAGGCTTTCTCGTTGTTTCGCAGAATCGCTCTAGAACTATCCCCAAAACCGGCAAGGGGCCGGAAAACCAGAAAATAAGGAGTGTATCAAGTGAAGAAACTGAAGACCTGTTTGGAGAGCCTGCGGGCAAAGACCGGCTTCCAGCCCCAGGTGTCCCTGATTCTGGGCTCCGGCCTGGGCGACTACGCCGACAGCATCGACATCGAACAGACCGTCAGCTATTCCGAAATCGAGGGCTTCCCCACCTCCACCGTGACCGGCCACAAGGGCCAGTTCGTCTTCGGCCATGTCCAGGGCGTGCCCGTGGTCATTATGCAGGGCCGGGTCCACTTCTACGAGGGCTACCCCATCACCGACGTGGTGCTGCCCACCCGGCTTATGGGCCTGATGGGGGCCAAGAAGCTGATTCTTACCAACGCGGCGGGGGGCATCAACTTCGACTTCCAGCCCGGCGACTTCATGCTGCTCACCGACCACATCACCACCGCCGTCCCCAGCCCCCTGATCGGCCCCAACCTGGACGAGCTGGGCCCCCGCTTCCCCGACATGAGCCAGGTCTACAGCCTGCGGATGCGGGACATCATCAAGGCCGAGGCGGCCAAGCTGAATATCCCCATGCGGGAGGGCGTCTATGTCCAGCTCACCGGTCCCAGCTATGAGACCCCCGCCGAGATCCGGATGTGCCGGGCCTGGGGGGGCGACGCCGTGGGCATGAGCACCGCCTGCGAGGCTATGGCCGCGCGGCACATGGGCCTGGAGGTCTGCGGCATCTCCTGCATTACCAACCTGGCCGCCGGTATGTCCGACAAGGCTCTGGACCACAAGGAGGTCCAGGAGACCGCCGACCGGGTGTCCGCCCAGTTCAAGCAGCTGATTACCGCCGTCATCGGCGCGATTTAAGGGCCATAATCCATTTGTTGTCATACCAGATTTGGGAGACGCGCGACGCCTCCGGAATTTCGGTGTTGCAAAAAATAAGAAAGGTGGAAACTGTATGAAAACAAGCAAAAAGTTCCTCTCCCTGCTGCTCACGCTGGCTATGGCCTTCACGCTGGCCCTGCCCGCGATGGCCGAGGAGGGAGAGACCACTTCCGTCACCCCCTACGCCATCCCCGCAGATGTAGAGGGCAAGCTGGTCGTCATCCACACCAACGACACCCACGGCCGCGACGTGGCCGTAGAGGGTGAGAGCGTGGGCACCGCCGGCGTCGCCGCGTTGAAGAAGGACTTCGAGGCCGCCGGGGCCAGCGTGCTCCTGGTGTCCGCCGGCGATTTCAGCCAGGGCACTACCCTGGTCAGCCTGGACAAGGGCGCGTCCTCCGTGGCGTTCATGAACGCCGCCGGCTATGATGCCGCCACCACCGGCAACCACGAGTTTGACTATAAGCTGGAGGCTCTGAACGCCAACGTCAGCGCCGCCGAGTTCCCCGTTCTGGCCGCCAACATCCTGGTCACTGAGACCGGCAAGTCCCTCTTCGGCGACCATGTCACCTTCGAGACCGCCATCGGCAAGGTGGGCGTCTTCGGCGTAGCCACCCCCGAGACCATGACCAAGGCCCACCCCGACAACGTGAAGGGTCTGACCTTCTACATGGGCGACGAGCTGGTAGAGTGCGCCCAGAAGCAGGCGGACGCCCTCAAGGCCGACGGCTGCGACTACATCATCGCCCTGAGCCACCTGGGTGTGTCCGACGAGTCTGAGCCCAACCGCTCCACCGATATCTTCGCCAAGGTCACCGGCGTGGACCTGATTATTGACGGCCACTCCCACACCGAGATGAGCGGGGCCGACGCCAAGACCGCCGGCGGCGCTCTGGCCGTCTCCACCGGTATGTATCTGGAGAACGTGGGCGTTGTCATCATCGACAGCGAGAAGAAGGCCTCCGCCCAGCTGGTTTCCGCCGCGGAGTGGACCAAGGTGGACGAGGAGGTTGCCGCCATTGTCAACGCAAAGGACGCTGAGGTCAAGGCTGAGCTGGGCAAGGCCTTTGCCACCACCGAGGTGAAGCTCAACGGCGAGCGCGACCCCGGCAACCGGACCGAGGAGACCAACCTGGGCGACTTCGCCGCCGACGCCATCCTCTGGGGTGCCCGTCAGGCCCTGGGCGAGGACCAGGTTGACGTGGCCCTCACCAACGGCGGCGGCATCCGCGCCAGCATTGAGGCGGGCGACATCACCATGGACGACATGAAGACCGTCTTCCCCTTCGGCAACGAGGTCGCCACCATCGAGGTCACCGGCGCTGAGCTGCTGGAGGCCCTGGAGGCCGCCACCTTCTCCACCCCCACCGCCATCGGCGCGTTCCCCCAGGTGGCCGGCATGAGCTTCACCATTGATACCAGCGTCCCCTATGAGAACGGCCCCGCCTATGAGAGCTCCACCTACTTCAGCCCCGCCAATCCCGGCGCTCGCGTCAAGAACGTGACCGTCAACGGCGAGGCCCTTGACCTGGAGGCCGCCTATACCCTGGCCACCAACGACTTCACCGCCGCCGGCGGCGACACCTACGGCGTCTTTGCCGGCAAGAGCATCTACATGACCGGCGTCGCCCTGGAGGACGCCCTGGTGAACTACACCCGGGACGTGCTGGGCAATGTGGTCACCGCTGAGAAGTACGGCAAGCCCGCCGGCCGCATCACCGTCATCGTCCCCGTGGACGCCGCCCCCACCAACGACACCCTGACCGCCAACGAGGCCGTCCAGAACCCCACCGTCTATAAGATCGACGACTTCAACTACTTCCAGCTCCGTGACCTGGCCGCCATCCTCAACGGCACCGAGAAGCAGTTCTCCGTGGACTACAACGAGGAGACCGGCGCGGTCAACACCGCCACCGGCAAGAGCTATGAGGCCACCGGCGAGGAGCTCAAGGGCCCCGCCAAGGGCGAGGACAAGTCCGCCGCCCCCAGCAACGACGTGATCTATGTGGACGGCGACGCCGTCGAGCTGGAGGTCTATAAGATCGAGGGCACCAATTACTTCAAGCTGCGCGACCTGGGCAAGACCTTCGACTTCTATGTGGGCTACGACAGCGAGAACGACAGCATGTTTATCGACACCAGCAAGCCCTACGCCGAGTAATCGAATCCCTAAAAACCGCCCGCCCCTCTCGGGGCGGGCGGTCCTGTTTTGCTCACTCGGGCAGCAGCGTCTTTCGCTTGCGGAGGAACAGGGTCAGGGTGGTGGCGGAGGCTAGCACATCGGCCACCGGCTCGGCCACATAGATGCCCATAACATTCCCGGTCACAATGGGCAGGAGGATAGCCAAGGGAATCAGCAGAATCACCTTGCGGAGCAGGGCCAAAAACAGACTGGTTTTGGCCTGGCCCATAGCCATAAAGGCGGTCTGACAGGCCATCTGAGCCCCGAAGGCCCAGATCCCGGCAAAGAACACCGGCATGACCCGGCCCACCAGCTCCACCAGCTCCTGGTTGTCGTTAAAAACCAGGGCCAGAGGTTTGGGAAACAGCGTCACCAGCACGCAGGCGGTGACCGTCACGGTGAGGGTGGTCCGCAGAAGCAGCCGGAAGGTGTGCCGCACGCGCTGGTAGTTCCGGGCCCCGAAATTGTAGCTCATGATGGGCTGGACCCCCTGGGTGATGCCCTGCACCGGCATGACCACCATCTGCATCACGCTCTGAATCACGGTGATGGTGCCCACATACAGGTCGCCGCCGTAGTGCTGCAAGCCGGAGTTGAGCACCACAGTCACCAGGCTCTCGGTGGACTGCATGATAAAGGGGGCCACGCCCAGGGCGGCGATCTTTCCCACAATGGCCCGCTCCAGCCGGATATTTTTCAGCCGGATGCGCAGTCCGGACCGGCTGGAGCACAGAAACCCCACCACCCAGCAGGCGCTCACCCCCTGGGAGAGGATGGTAGCCAGGGCCGCCCCCCGGACCCCCATCCGGAAGATAAAAATAAACAGCGGGTCCAGCAGAATGTTCAGCACCGCGCCGATGAGCACCGACGCCATCGCCGCCACCGCCTGGCCCTGGGCGGTGATGTAGGCGTTGAGCCCCAGGGCCATCTGGACAAAAACGGTGCCCAGCAGATAGATGGAGATATAGTCCAGGGCATAGCCGATGGTGTCCTTGGAGGCCCCGAAGGCCATCAGGGCCGGCTCCTTGAGGATGGAAAAGGTCACCGTCAGCACGGCGGACAGAACCAGCAGCAGGGCGGTGGAGCTGCCCAAAATTTTCTCCGCCTGCTCCCGGTCCCCCGCCCCCAGGCGGATGGAGGCCAGAGGCGCGCCTCCCATCCCGGCGAAGGCGGTAAAGGCGGAAATGAGCATCAGAATGGGAAAGGTGACCCCCAGCCCGGTGAGGGCCTCCCGGCCCACCTCCTCAATGTGGCCGATGTAAATCCGGTCCACGATGTTATACAGCATGTTGATGATCTGAGCGGCCACGGCGGGCAGGGCCAGCTTCACCATCAGCGGCCCGATGGGGGCGCTGGCCAGAGCCTCCTCGCTCCGGTGCGTCTGAGACAAGCGAATCCCTCCTGAAAATTTAATAACTTATAGTATATCACAGCCGGACAGGAAAAGGAAGCCCTGCCTTTCATCCAGGCCGCCCCTACATTTAAAATCCGCGCAAAGGGACACCACGCCTTCACCCTTGACGAAATCCCCTCCAGACGGTATGATTTAGGGCAGAGAAATAAGGAGGGTTTTATTATGACCTATCAGGAAATCCTGGCCGCCGCCCGGACGTGCAGCGGCCCCTACTGCAAGGCCTGTCCGGTGTGCAATGGCCGGGCCTGCAAAAACACCATGCCCGGCCCGGGAGCCAAGGGCTCCGGCACTGTAGCCATGCGCAATTACGACGCCTGGCAGGAGGTGTGCCTGAACATGGACACCATCTGCGAGAACGTCCCGGTGGACACCCGGTTCACCCTCTTCGGCCAGAGCTATGACCTGCCCGTCTTTGCCGGCCCGGTGGGAGCGGTGAAGCTGCACTACGGCGACAAGCTCACCGACCAGGGCTATAACGAGGTACTGGTTCCCGCCTGCGTCCAGGCCGGTATCGCCGCCTTCACCGGCGACGGCACCGACCCCGCCGTTTTCGCCGCCGCCGCCAAGGCCATCGGCCAGAACGGCGGAAAGGGCATTCCCACCGTAAAGCCCTGGGACCGGGACACCCTCTTCGCCAAACTGGACCAGGCCAAGGAGTCGGGCGCCCAGATGTTCGCTATGGACATTGACGCGGCTGGTCTGCCCTTCCTCAAGGGCCTCACGCCCCCCGCCGGGTCCAAGACGGTGGCCGAGCTGCGGGAGGTCATTGAGTACGCCGGGGTGCCCTTCATCCTCAAGGGTATCATGACGGTCAAGGGGGCCCGAAAGGCCCTGGAGGCGGGGGCCGCGGGCATCGTCGTGTCCAACCACGGCGGCCGGGTCCAGGACGGTGTCCCCGCCACCGCCGAGGTCCTGCCCGCCATTGCCGAGGCGGTGAAGGGCCAGATGGTCATTATGGTGGACGGCGGCATCCGCTCCGGCGTGGACGTGTGCAAGGCCCTGGCCCTGGGCGCCGACGCCTGCATCCTGGCCCGGCCCTACGTCACCGCCGTCTACGGCGGCGGCCCGGAGGGGGTCAAGGTCCTCACCGAAAAGCTCAAGGCCGAGCTGTCCGACACCATGGCTATGTGCGGCGTCCACTCCCTGGCGGAAATTTCGCGGGATATGATTTTCTAAAAGGCTGTGGGGCACATGAGCTGTAGGGCGCGACGACCCCGGCGCGCCGTCCCCCTGAGAGCCCACACTCTCCGTAGACGGTGGGCCGGGTCGTCCCGCCCTACACAGCCCTCGATTGTGCCTATCATGCGCGCCTCCTTTTCGAAGGAGGCTTTTTTTCGTTTTGCCGCAGCAATTCTCCTCTTTGAAACGTCTATATCAGTGAAGGGAGGTGGCCTGAATGCTCCGAACATCCAACCGGCCGGTGGATTGGGAGGCACTTGTCACACAAAATGAGACCCGCCTGTACCGGGCGGCGCTGGCCATTCTGGGCGACCCCCAGGAGGCGGAGGACGCCGTGCAGGACGCCTTTGTCCGGTTTTTGGAAAAAGCGCCGGATCATTTGGAAAACCCCTCCGCCTGGCTGACACGGGTGCTGGTGAACGGGTGCAGGAGCCGCCTGCGCCTGGCCTGGCGGCGGGTGGGCCCCCTTCCGGACACCCTGCCCGCCCCCGGCCCGGAGGAGGGCCAGGAGCTGGAGGAGCTATACTCCCTCCCCCCGGAGGACCGGGCGGTGATCCATCTGCATTACTACGAGGGATACTCCACGGCGGAGCTGGCGAAAATGCTGGGCTGCCGCCCGGGGACCGTTCGCTCCCGCCTGTTCCGGGCCCGGGAGCGGCTGAGGAAGCTGTTGGAACCGTAGGGCTGGCACGCCCTACAGGTCGAAAACAAAAAGGAGAATTTCTATGAAATATTACAAATCATATATGGACAGGCAGGAGGCCTCCCCGGAGCTCCATGAGAGGCTGTTCCAGCTGGAGCCCCCCAAAAAGCGCCGCGGCCCTGTTTGGGCGCGGTACGGGACCCTGGCCGCCTGCGCGGCGCTCTTCATCGGCCTTGGAGTGTGGCGGTTGGCCCCCGGACCCGCTCCGGCGGAGGATACGCAAAACGCCTGCCAGGTCACGCCGGACTACAACCCTCAGCCAGGGGAGCAGGACGCGGCGGGGCCTGAGGCCCCCGCTCCCGCCCCCGCCCCTGATTCCCAGGCGGCCGCGATGGACACAGCCGGACCGGACTTGAAGGGCGAGAATATGGAAGGCTCGGCCAGCCGGAAGTACCCCGGGGACAGCCTTGTGGTTTCCAGCCCCAGGGCGGGCGGGGACGTGGGCGGCAAGCTGGCGTTTCCCATGGTCCCCTTTATCAACTATCAGAATATCAC
It contains:
- the udp gene encoding Uridine phosphorylase; its protein translation is MKNYSEDASRLYHIQVAPGEVGRYVILPGDPKRSEKIAQYFDSPALVADNREYVTYTGTLDGVKVSVTSTGIGGPSASIAMEELVRCGADTFVRIGTCGGMQTPVKSGDIVVATGAIRMEGTSREYAPIEFPAVADLEVTNALAAAAREKGLPFHTGVVQCKDSFYGQHEPEVKPVSYELLNKWEAWKRLGCLASEMESAALFVVASALKVRCGSCFMVVANQERERLGLENPVVHDTDGAIQVAVQAIRRMIQADRSKGGQA
- the cdd gene encoding Cytidine deaminase is translated as MSGGVKPLETSLVEEMISLAIRQLSFSYTPYSGFKVGAALLAEDGTLYTGCNIENAAYTPTNCAERTAFFKAVSEGVRSFRAICVVGGKDGVLTEYAAPCGVCRQVMMEFCDPDRFQIILATGTDHYDIFTLRELLPQGFGPGNLA
- the punA gene encoding Purine nucleoside phosphorylase 1, whose translation is MKKLKTCLESLRAKTGFQPQVSLILGSGLGDYADSIDIEQTVSYSEIEGFPTSTVTGHKGQFVFGHVQGVPVVIMQGRVHFYEGYPITDVVLPTRLMGLMGAKKLILTNAAGGINFDFQPGDFMLLTDHITTAVPSPLIGPNLDELGPRFPDMSQVYSLRMRDIIKAEAAKLNIPMREGVYVQLTGPSYETPAEIRMCRAWGGDAVGMSTACEAMAARHMGLEVCGISCITNLAAGMSDKALDHKEVQETADRVSAQFKQLITAVIGAI
- the mepA_6 gene encoding Multidrug export protein MepA; this encodes MSQTHRSEEALASAPIGPLMVKLALPAVAAQIINMLYNIVDRIYIGHIEEVGREALTGLGVTFPILMLISAFTAFAGMGGAPLASIRLGAGDREQAEKILGSSTALLLVLSAVLTVTFSILKEPALMAFGASKDTIGYALDYISIYLLGTVFVQMALGLNAYITAQGQAVAAMASVLIGAVLNILLDPLFIFIFRMGVRGAALATILSQGVSACWVVGFLCSSRSGLRIRLKNIRLERAIVGKIAALGVAPFIMQSTESLVTVVLNSGLQHYGGDLYVGTITVIQSVMQMVVMPVQGITQGVQPIMSYNFGARNYQRVRHTFRLLLRTTLTVTVTACVLVTLFPKPLALVFNDNQELVELVGRVMPVFFAGIWAFGAQMACQTAFMAMGQAKTSLFLALLRKVILLIPLAILLPIVTGNVMGIYVAEPVADVLASATTLTLFLRKRKTLLPE
- the lldD gene encoding L-lactate dehydrogenase, which encodes MTYQEILAAARTCSGPYCKACPVCNGRACKNTMPGPGAKGSGTVAMRNYDAWQEVCLNMDTICENVPVDTRFTLFGQSYDLPVFAGPVGAVKLHYGDKLTDQGYNEVLVPACVQAGIAAFTGDGTDPAVFAAAAKAIGQNGGKGIPTVKPWDRDTLFAKLDQAKESGAQMFAMDIDAAGLPFLKGLTPPAGSKTVAELREVIEYAGVPFILKGIMTVKGARKALEAGAAGIVVSNHGGRVQDGVPATAEVLPAIAEAVKGQMVIMVDGGIRSGVDVCKALALGADACILARPYVTAVYGGGPEGVKVLTEKLKAELSDTMAMCGVHSLAEISRDMIF
- the sigE_5 gene encoding ECF RNA polymerase sigma factor SigE, with product MLRTSNRPVDWEALVTQNETRLYRAALAILGDPQEAEDAVQDAFVRFLEKAPDHLENPSAWLTRVLVNGCRSRLRLAWRRVGPLPDTLPAPGPEEGQELEELYSLPPEDRAVIHLHYYEGYSTAELAKMLGCRPGTVRSRLFRARERLRKLLEP